The Claveliimonas bilis genome window below encodes:
- a CDS encoding class I SAM-dependent DNA methyltransferase, whose product MESYTGFAEVYDTFMDNVPYREWAQYIRKLLEREEIDSGLVLDLGCGTGSMTEELASYGYDMIGVDNSEEMLEIAMNKKEKSGHDILYLLQDMRQFELYGTVKAIVSVCDCINYITEEDELEQIFRLVNNYLDPGGIFIFDFNTEYKYKEILRDETIAEEREECSFIWENYYDEAEGLNEYALTLFVQEKGDLYRKYQEIHLQRAYTLEEMKARIEKSGMKFVAAYDSYTEQAPTKESERICMMARECGK is encoded by the coding sequence ATGGAAAGCTATACCGGATTCGCGGAAGTCTATGATACATTTATGGATAATGTTCCCTACAGGGAGTGGGCGCAGTATATAAGAAAGCTTCTGGAAAGAGAAGAAATTGACAGTGGTCTTGTTCTGGATCTTGGATGCGGCACCGGAAGCATGACGGAAGAATTGGCATCATACGGTTATGATATGATCGGTGTGGACAACTCTGAAGAAATGCTTGAGATTGCCATGAATAAGAAGGAAAAGAGCGGCCATGACATCCTCTACCTTCTCCAGGACATGCGCCAGTTTGAACTGTACGGGACCGTAAAGGCTATTGTCAGTGTCTGTGACTGTATCAATTACATAACAGAGGAAGATGAGCTGGAGCAGATTTTCAGATTAGTCAATAATTATCTGGATCCCGGAGGAATTTTTATCTTTGATTTCAATACAGAGTATAAATACAAAGAGATTCTTAGGGATGAGACGATTGCGGAAGAGCGGGAAGAGTGCAGCTTTATCTGGGAAAACTATTATGATGAAGCAGAAGGACTGAATGAATATGCACTGACTTTGTTTGTGCAGGAGAAGGGCGATCTTTACCGGAAATATCAGGAAATTCATCTGCAAAGAGCGTATACTCTGGAAGAGATGAAGGCACGGATCGAAAAAAGCGGTATGAAGTTCGTGGCTGCCTATGACTCCTACACGGAGCAGGCACCTACCAAAGAAAGCGAAAGAATATGTATGATGGCAAGAGAGTGCGGAAAATAG